One Spinacia oleracea cultivar Varoflay chromosome 4, BTI_SOV_V1, whole genome shotgun sequence DNA segment encodes these proteins:
- the LOC130471948 gene encoding uncharacterized protein: MNICTWNIRGLNEPLKANEVRRFLNNHSIHVVALLETRVRLGNKEKVQKRFGGVWTWFCNYPHSPKGRIWVGWRTADVDLQILSSSSQNVHCWIHTKDHRFSSFFTAVYGLHSVGHRQALWDELNHLSTSSSASPWLVAGDFNSILYSGDRINGNAVSNAETRDFNQCISDCDLNELHSTGWFFSWSSKGTDDPRVCSRIDRAFGNMKWMDSFSELSTKYLNPSLSDHSPIIIPCITNPSSGGRPFKFLNYLADHSSFESIMGECWNREDRGRPMAQIWFKLNRVKHKLKVLHKEEFSHTAEKIEYYRSELDNLQTQMRSDNSPHLLSTEKELICNLRKWLAIEEQALKQKSRVQWVKVGDSNHQFFYSAMKERFCINKVHLLHGDGGVEITDLTEIQSKIIDFYKQLLGSAASSLPGLDVPTIRNGNVLSSDSRALLCLPVTVG; the protein is encoded by the coding sequence ATGAATATCTGTACTTGGAACATAAGAGGGCTTAATGAGCCTCTCAAAGCTAATGAAGTTAGGAGGTTCCTTAATAATCATAGTATTCATGTAGTAGCTTTATTAGAAACAAGAGTAAGGCTTGGAAATAAGGAGAAGGTTCAGAAGAGATTTGGGGGGGTTTGGACTTGGTTCTGCAACTATCCTCACTCTCCAAAAGGTAGAATATGGGTTGGTTGGAGGACTGCTGATGTGGACTTACAGATTCTTAGTAGTTCCTCTCAAAATGTTCATTGTTGGATCCACACTAAGGACCATagattttcttctttctttactGCTGTTTATGGCTTGCATAGTGTAGGGCATAGGCAAGCTTTGTGGGATGAGTTGAACCATCTGAGTACTAGTAGTTCAGCTAGTCCTTGGCTGGTTGCTGGTGACTTCAATTCTATTCTTTATTCTGGGGATAGAATTAATGGAAATGCTGTGAGTAATGCAGAAACTAGGGATTTTAATCAATGTATTTCAGATTGTGACCTAAATGAACTGCATAGCACTGGATGGTTTTTTTCTTGGTCTAGCAAGGGTACAGATGACCCTAGAGTATGTAGCAGGATTGACAGGGCATTTGGAAACATGAAGTGGATGGACTCTTTTTctgagttgtctactaaatACTTGAATCCTTCCTTATCTGATCATTCTCCTATTATCATTCCTTGCATTACTAACCCTTCTTCTGGTGGGAGACCTTTCAAATTTTTGAACTATTTAGCAGATCACTCCTCTTTTGAGAGTATTATGGGTGAGTGCTGGAATAGAGAGGATAGGGGTAGACCAATGGCTCAAATCTGGTTTAAGCTGAATAGAGTTAAGCACAAGCTAAAGGTATTACATAAGGAGGAGTTTTCTCATACAGCTGAGAAAATTGAGTATTATAGAAGTGAGTTAGACAATTTGCAAACTCAGATGAGGAGTGATAACAGTCCTCACTTGCTTAGTACTGAAAAAGAGCTTATTTGCAATCTCAGAAAGTGGTTAGCTATTGAAGAACAAGCTCTTAAGCAGAAGTCTAGGGTTCAGTGGGTTAAAGTGGGAGATTCTAACCACCAGTTCTTTTACTCTGCTATGAAAGAGAGATTCTGTATAAATAAAGTGCATCTGCTTCATGGAGATGGGGGAGTGGAGATCACTGATCTTACTGAGATTCAGTCCAAGATCATTGATTTCTATAAACAGCTTCTGGGTTCAGCTGCTTCTTCTCTGCCTGGCTTGGATGTGCCTactatcagaaatggaaatgtCTTATCTTCTGATTCTAGGGCTTTGCTTTGCTTGCCTGTTACTGTAGGTTAA